A genomic stretch from Aedes albopictus strain Foshan chromosome 2, AalbF5, whole genome shotgun sequence includes:
- the LOC109410832 gene encoding probable 4-coumarate--CoA ligase 3, protein MASYDSVRRIWSGPRQPCIFNPECNFGQIVLNLLDRSPEKVIQIDADTGREMTRAEMRLRVVRAAQHLQKLGYGVGDIATVAAVNSENLAPLVLALQVIGAGFNALAPTFDAEEMAHMMRQTQSKLVFCDADNYDTVKVAADKALEGDYRIYVMEDAREAALAVDQLFQPTGTEHMFYPRYLGDSYKLIANITCSSGTTGLPKGVCNSHAQTISCFCRVVNLSTEICLNFSTLYWGTGVYVLNMSVMNDGTRLITRRPFSVDLFYELIAKYRIRFLYTPASYALGITSDARAGEMDFSSIKFWALGASSVSEAIRDAVDGLLKPSGGRSYNFYGTSESGFLAADFMRRKANAVGQVGTNMQVRIVDEDGEPLQVGETGELVVKSIGIPFLGYYKNEEATREALDKEGWFRTGDIGYFDEEKYLYLVDRKKDILKYMGNQVSPSEVEAVIEQMAGVKLVCVTGVPNKTGTSDLVTAVIVKDPSSQLTAEEVEQHVARNLSDPKHLRGGVFFVEQLPMTSNGKVVRRKVRDIILQEHFKK, encoded by the exons ATGGCTTCATACGATTCCGTTCGACGTATCTGGAGCGGTCCGCGTCAACCTTGCATTTTCAACCCGGAGTGTAACTTTGGTCAGATTGTGCTGAACCTGTTGGATCGGTCGCCGGAGAAAGTGATCCAGATCGATGCCGACACCGGGCGGGAGATGACCCGGGCCGAGATGCGCCTGCGGGTGGTCCGGGCTGCGCAGCATCTACAGAAGCTCGGTTACGGGGTCGGTGACATCGCAACGGTAGCGGCAGTGAACAGTGAGAATTTGGCGCCCCTGGTGCTGGCGCTGCAAGTCATCGGTGCGGGTTTCAACGCCCTGGCACCGACGTTCGACGCAGAAGAAATGGCACACATGATGCGGCAAACGCAGAGCAAGTTGGTGTTCTGCGACGCCGATAATTACGACACGGTGAAGGTCGCCGCCGACAAGGCGCTCGAAGGCGATTATCGGATCTACGTGATGGAAGACGCTCGAGAGGCTGCCCTGGCGGTCGATCAGCTGTTTCAGCCGACGGGGACGGAGCACATGTTCTA CCCCCgttatctgggagattcttacaAACTGATTGCAAACATCACATGTTCATCGGGAACAACCGGCCTGCCGAAGGGAGTCTGCAACTCACATGCCCAAACGATCTCCTGCTTCTGTAGAGTAGT GAACTTGTCCACAGAGATCTGCCTCAACTTCAGCACCCTGTACTGGGGCACCGGCGTGTACGTGCTGAACATGTCGGTCATGAACGATGGTACCCGGCTCATCACACGGCGACCGTTTTCGGTGGATTTGTTCTACGAGCTGATCGCCAAGTATCGCATTCGGTTCCTGTACACTCCGGCCTCGTACGCGCTGGGCATTACGAGTGATGCCCGCGCCGGTGAGATGGATTTTTCCAGTATTAAGTTTTGGGCATTGGGTGCTTCGAGCGTTTCCGAAGCTATTCGGGATGCGGTGGATGGGTTGCTGAAACCGTCGGGTGGGAGGTCGTACAATTTCTACGGAACGTCGGAGAGTGGGTTTTTGGCGGCGGATTTCATGCGAAGGAAAGCGAATGCTGTGGGTCAGGTCGGTACCAATATGCAGGTTCGGATAGTGGATGAGGATGGGGAGCCGCTGCAGGTGGGCGAAACTGGGGAACTGGTCGTCAAGTCGATTGGAATTCCCTTTCTG GGTTACTACAAGAACGAAGAAGCTACTCGGGAAGCCTTGGACAAGGAAGGATGGTTCCGCACCGGAGATATCGGCTATTTCGATGAGGAAAAATACCTGTATTTGGTAGATCGGAAGAAAGACATTCTGAAGTACATGGGCAATCAGGTATCTCCGTCAGAGGTTGAAGCAGTTATCGAACAGATGGCGGGAGTGAAACTAGTATGCGTTACCGGAGTGCCGAATAAAACGGGAACATCAGATTTGGTTACTGCTGTTATTGTCAAAGATCCAAGTTCACAGTTAACAGCTGAGGAAGTCGAACAGCATGTGGCGAGGAACTTAAGCGATCCAAAGCATTTACGCGGAGGCGTCTTCTTCGTGGAGCAACTTCCGATGACCTCCAACGGAAAAGTTGTTAGAAGGAAAGTACGAGATATCATTCTACAAGAGCattttaaaaaatga